The DNA sequence CTTGGTCTCGGCCAGAGAGTCACCGCCGAATTTCTCCAGCACGGCGCGGGCCAGCACGAGCGCGACCATGGCTTCTGCCACGACGCCGGCAGCGGGGACAGCACAGACATCGGACCGCTGGTGGATGCCGGTGGCGGCGGAGCCGTCGGCCATATCGACGGTCTTCAGGGCGCGGGGCACCGTAGAGATCGGCTTCATGGCGGCCCGAACACGCAGGGTCTGGCCATTAGTCATGCCGCCTTCGAGTCCACCGGCCCGGTTGCTCAGGCGCTCAATTCCGTCGGCGCCACGCACCATCTCATCGTGGGCTTCGCTGCCGCGCCGACGGGCTTCCTCGAACCCATCGCCGACCTCAACGCCCTTAATGGCCTGGATACCCATGAGGGCTGCGGCCAACTGCGCGTCGAGCCGATCCTCGCCGGAGACGTGCGAGCCGAGTCCAATTGGCAACCCTTCCACGACGACCTCGACGATGCCGCCCAAGGTATCGCCGGCCTTCTTCGCAGCCTCAATCTCAGAGATCATGGACTCCTCGGCGAGGCGGTTGAAGGCGCGCACTGGGGACTCATCGATCTTTTCCAGGTCTGCGAAGGTGGGCCGCTCCCCGTCCACGACCTCGGATCGGCCGATGCAAATGACGTGGCTCAGCACCTCGACGCCGAGGGTTTCCCGCAGGAAGCTGCGGGCGACGGTGGCAGCGGCAACCCGGGCGGCGGTTTCCCGAGCGGAGGACCGCTCCAGAATCGGGCGGGCCTCGTCCTGGTCGTACTTGATCATTCCGGCGAAATCCGCATGGCCCGGGCGCGGCCGCGTCAGCTTGGCACCCCGGCCCGAAGTCATTGCCTTAACGACGTCCTCGTCGTCCAGGTCCAGCGGATCGGCCGACATGATTGTGGTCCATTTCGGCCACTCAGCGTTGCCGATCATGATGGCAATGGGGCTACCGAGGGTGAGGCCATGGCGCACACCTGTGAGCAGCGTTAACTCATCAGTTTCAAACTTCATCCGCGCCCCGCGACCATAGCCGAGTCGGCGACGAGAAAGCTGAGCCGAGATCTCCTCGCGCGTGACCGGAACGCCGGCGGGCATGTGTTCAAGCAGAGCAATCAATGCTTGACCGTGTGATTCCCCTGCAGTAGTCCATCGAAGCATAGCCACATTGTGTCATGTACCCCTGACATAGCGGCGATGGACTCGAGTTAGGGCCCATTGACAGCGGCGATGGAGGCCGCCACGGCCAGGGACGCGAATGTTGCCACGATCATGGCCGGGCCGTGCGGCAGGGTGCGCTGGGAGGAAACCAGTCCCTGGATCACGGTGATGACGCTGGCGCCGATCACTGCGCCGAACCACACCACTTCCCCTCCCGACGCCGCGAGGATTCCGAGGGACACAGCGAGCTTGACGTCCCCTCCCCCAAAACCCCCGGTCAGCATATACAGTCCAGCCCACGCCACCCCGCCCAGGAGAAGAAGAGGGTCGGTGCCCACGGCACCGATGACCGCGCCGCAGGCGGCGGGGACGGTGAGGTGATTGGGGAGGCGACGAACGCGGACGTCGATAAGCGATAAAGCTACCGCCCAGGCGACGACGACAATGACAGCTCCCCCGAGCATCCACATGCCCGAGACACTAGCGCAATGACGCCTTCAGCGCGCGGCGCATGTCCTCCCGCGGGGCCTCCACCCCCGTGAAAAGCTCGAACTGACGGTAGGCCTGGAAGGCGAGCATGACATCGCCCCCGACGGTGACGTAACCATTCGACGCCGCGGCGGTGGTCAGGCGGGTGGGCCAGGGATCATAGATGACGTCGAGGATGGGCGCGTGGGCCAAAGCCGCCTCGTGACCGTCAAGTGCCGCGGTGGGCACGGTGGAAATGACAACATCGGCGGCCAACGCCAACGCAGCAAGATCGGCATCGAAGGAGACCACCTCGAACGCCACCCCCTCCAGCAACGGCCGAAGCTCCTCACTGCGGTCAGTGCGGTTGATGACGGTGATCTCCTCCACCCCGGCCTGGCGCAGAGCCCACAGCGCCGGGCGAGCCGTCCCACCTCCACCAATGACCAGCGCGCGATGGATGGGCCGACAA is a window from the Corynebacterium testudinoris genome containing:
- the aroC gene encoding chorismate synthase; the protein is MLRWTTAGESHGQALIALLEHMPAGVPVTREEISAQLSRRRLGYGRGARMKFETDELTLLTGVRHGLTLGSPIAIMIGNAEWPKWTTIMSADPLDLDDEDVVKAMTSGRGAKLTRPRPGHADFAGMIKYDQDEARPILERSSARETAARVAAATVARSFLRETLGVEVLSHVICIGRSEVVDGERPTFADLEKIDESPVRAFNRLAEESMISEIEAAKKAGDTLGGIVEVVVEGLPIGLGSHVSGEDRLDAQLAAALMGIQAIKGVEVGDGFEEARRRGSEAHDEMVRGADGIERLSNRAGGLEGGMTNGQTLRVRAAMKPISTVPRALKTVDMADGSAATGIHQRSDVCAVPAAGVVAEAMVALVLARAVLEKFGGDSLAETKRNVDSYLVYVGERLDFGEDE
- a CDS encoding prepilin peptidase, encoding MWMLGGAVIVVVAWAVALSLIDVRVRRLPNHLTVPAACGAVIGAVGTDPLLLLGGVAWAGLYMLTGGFGGGDVKLAVSLGILAASGGEVVWFGAVIGASVITVIQGLVSSQRTLPHGPAMIVATFASLAVAASIAAVNGP
- a CDS encoding shikimate dehydrogenase is translated as MTSPSAQQVTRRAAVLGSPIEHSRSPILHNAGYEAAGLEEWEYTTIECTAEDLARIVGEADDSFRGFSVTMPAKFAALEFADEVSERARSIGSANTLVRTETGWFADNTDGEGIIGALGELVGCRPIHRALVIGGGGTARPALWALRQAGVEEITVINRTDRSEELRPLLEGVAFEVVSFDADLAALALAADVVISTVPTAALDGHEAALAHAPILDVIYDPWPTRLTTAAASNGYVTVGGDVMLAFQAYRQFELFTGVEAPREDMRRALKASLR